The Candidatus Desulfovibrio trichonymphae region TTCTGGGTAGATTCATTCGATCCGCACGAACCGTGAGATCCGCCTTCCATCTGGGCCGGGGAACCCTGCCCCTATGACCCGGAGTACAAGGGCAATCCCGCGGCGCTATCCAGTGCGCGGCGTCTTCTGTGCGGCGTCAAGGCCGGGGTTGTCGCGTTGGAGGTGGATGGCCACATTATCTGGGCAGACAAGGAACTCACCCCCGGTCTGGCTGAACGATTCTGCGCCGGGTTACCCGACTATGTTCGGAAAACAATGGCGGAATACGGCATATCTTCAGATCTCCCCGGCTGAGCATTGGCAAATTTTATTTTCATGCAGCAGCAGCATCCAGGCATTCCAGTCAGTCGCGCTCGCCGGGCGCGTCAGACGCAACCGTGATTGTTTGATTCATTCGATTGCCCTGCGAGTACGATAAGAACCGCTTGACAGTTTTTCAGGCATGAACTATTAAGACAATTTCAGATTTTACGACACTGTTTGCAAAACAGGCAAAAATACGTGGAGAGAACACTGTGGCCAATCATAAATCAGCCATCAAGCGTCATAAACAGAGCCTTGAAAGGGCCGCGCGCAACCGCGCCGATCGTACTCGCGTCAAAAATGCCGTCAAGTCCGTACGCGCGGCTATTCAAAACAAAAACAAATCTCTGGCCGAAGGCGCGCTGTCCACTGCCTCTTCCGTATTCGCCAAGGCCGCCGGCAGGGGCGCGCTGCACCGCAGAAAAGCCGCACGCAAAATGTCGCGTCTGGCCAGAGCTGTCAACGCCGTCGCCGTCTAGAACATATCCACAAACGGCATATCGCGAACAAACACTGTTGTGTCTTCAAGCTGTTGCGGTGTTGCCCGCGCTGAAGCATCTGCTCGTCTCGACGGATGCCGCAATCCTGTTACGTGGGCTACGCGGGCATGTTCAGATGTTCATAAGCCTTGGCTGTCGCCATACGGCCGCGCGGAGTGCGTTTTAAAAAGCCGCACTGGATCAGATAAGGCTCATAAATGTCCTCAATGGTGCGCACCTCTTCCGAGCAGGCAACCGCAAGCGTTTTCACGCCCACAGGGCCGCCGTCGAAATGCTTTATCAGCACGGCAAGCAGCTTGCGGTCCATCTGGTCAAGGCCGTACTTATCAACATCCATACGCGTCAGGGCCGCCGCCGCTTGTTCAGCCGTCACACGCCCGTCTCCGTGAACAAGCGCGAAGTCCCGCACCCGGCGCAACAGCCGGTTTGCAATGCGCGGCGTACCGCGCGCACGGCGGCCGATTTCTTTCGCGCCGTCTTCCGTGACAGACACATGCAGAATGTCGGCGGCGCGCCGCACCACACGCGCCAAATCTGACGGGCTGTAATACTCAAGCCGGGCCACAATGCCGAAACGGTCTCTCAGCGGCGAGGATATAAGACCCATACGCGTTGTGGCGCCCACCAGCGTAAAGGGATCCAGATCAATTTTTACTGTGCGGGCGGCCGGTCCCTGGCCTATCACAAGATCCAGCTTGAAGTCCTCCATAGCCGGGTACAGCATTTCTTCCACAACAATGGGCATACGGTGGATTTCATCCACAAACAAAATATCGTGCCGGCCCAGATTGGTGAGAATGGCCGCCAGATCGCCACTGCGCTCCATCACAGGCCCTGAAGTGCAGATCAGATTGACGTTCAATTCTGCGGCCATGATCTGCGCGAGCGTGGTTTTGCCGAGACCGGGATTTCCGTAAAACAGCGTGTGGTCCAGCGCCTTGCCCCGTTCCCGAGCTGCGTCCAGATACACGCGCAGATTGGCTCGCAATTCGTCCTGCCCGATAAAATCATTGAGGCTGCGCGGCCGGATGCTCTCATCCTGCCCGGCGACGGACTGAATATCCTGCGGCGGCACAGCGGCGGGCGCGGCCATTACGACGCCCCCCTGCCGAAGCGTTTAAGCGCCAGCCTGAGTGCGCCGGCAACGTCCATATCAGGTTCTTCATGCAGAATTTTTTTCACAAGCGGCACGCACTCTTCTTCGGCGTAGCCAAGATTGACAAGCCCCGCCACAGCGTCACGAAAAACAGAAGCCTCACGCGTCCCCACAGTCGGCAGGGCTGCGCCCGCGGCATTGTCCACCTTGAGTTTGTACTGGAGTTCCAAAAAAATATGTTGTGCGGACTTTTTGCCTATGCCCGACACTCTGGTCAGAGCCGCCACATCCTCTTCCAGAACGAGCCTGCGCAAATCGTCCGGGCGGAATGTGGAAAGAATGGCCAGAGCAGTTCTGGCGCCGACCTTGGAAATCGTCAGCAAAACCTCAAAGGCCTGACGTTCTTCAAATGTGGCAAAGCCGAAAAGTTCCAGGGCGTCCTCGCGTACGGCAAGGCTGGTATAAAGCGCCACGGACTCTCCCCTCGCAGGCAGGGCGGCAAGCGTGCGTGACGGCAGGGCCACTTCATAGCCTACTCCGGATTGGGTTACGACAAGACAGGCCTGGTCCCATGTCTCGACCAGACGTCCTTCAATATAAGCAATCATCTTCCCTTCGCATTGTTATGCCATGCTTCAAAGCGGGCGGTATCAAGGCAGGTTCAGCCCTCACCCGCCGATGCCGGACATCTGCTTTGCGGCCACCGCGCCGTTCAGTGGCCGCGCGTACAAAATATCCGCCCCGACAGGCTTGTTTGCGCAGACACGGCGTATTATTTGCGCTATACGTGCGTCCGTAATTTCCGGATGCCGCAAAAGGCCGCGCAAACGGTATTCCCTGTCGGCAAAAAGACAGGTGCGCAACGCGCCGTCGCTCGTCATACGCAAACGGTTGCAGGCCAGACAAAAAGGCTCCGTCACGGGCGTGATAAAGCCCATCCGCCCCTTGCCGCCTACAATCCGGTACATGCGCGCCGGTCCGGCGCTTGCGGGGCTGTCCGCCTCCGGCAACAGCCGCACGCGACGTTCGGCCTCTTTTTTTATTTCCCCGGCCGGCCAGAAATTTTCCGTGTTCCACAATGTGCCGCTGCTCATAGGCATAAATTCGATGAAACGCAAGTCAAGAGGCATTGTCAGGGCCGCATGGACAAAATCGTCCATCTGGCCGTCGTTCACGCCGCGCATGGCGACCACATTGATCTTGACGCGCAGCCGGGCGGACAGCAGCGCCTCAAGCGCCCGCAGCACGTCCGGCAACATGTCCCGGCCGGTTACGGCGGCAAAAGTACCCCTGTCAAAACTGTCCAGAGAAAGATTCACGACGTGTACATTCACACGGCGCAAGAGGGAAATATGCGGCTCAAGCAGGGTGCCGTTGGTTGTAATGCGCAAATCTATCTCCGGGTAGCGCGCACGCAGCATGCTCAAAAACGTGTCGCACCCCCTGCGGACAAAAAGTTCCCCACCGGTCAGCCTCACCTTCTCTATGCCCAGAGATGCCGCAACCCCCACCATACGCGCCATTTCTTCATACCGCAAAATTTCCTGATGCGGGATGCTGTGCTCTCTGACGTTGCTGCGGCAATACATGCAGCGCAGATTGCAGCGATCCGTCACGGAAAGACGCAGATAGCGCACCGTGCGGCCACGGCCGTCACAAAGATCGCGCACGACCCTGCCCGCCCTTGCCAAAGAATGGACAGTTGCCAAGAAATCGAAATGAATTTACATCTGCCCTCATGAAACACCTATTGTTTTTGACGGTCGTGCCGGGCTGCTTTTGTCTGCCGCAGGCGGCCGCTGCATGGGACGGATTTGATGCTGCAACAACCAATCTTGTGGAAATAACACCTGACAACATACCCTTAAGAGACGACACGATTGATGTACGGGATTACGACACCGACGCTACGGAAACCTGTCTCGTGGAAAGCGTGACCCGCAATGCCCGCACGGTGGAAGTGATGGTGCGCGCGGCAAACGGGGTCAGGCGCATTCTGGTCATGGAAGGCCGCTAACCCTTGTTCTCCTCTTCCCGTTCATAGCCGGGCAGCACTATTCCCGCGCTTTCGGCCTGCCCCTGCCCCTTGGGACAGCGGCTCTGCAAATGGCAGATTTCACAACCACCCCTATATGGATAATGCGTTACCACAGCGTAACGCCGGCTGAGCAGCGGCGTGTCTTCTTTGTAGGGGATGCCGAGCCCGGCGAGCGCCTCACGCAGGGCCTGCGCGGGGCGCGGCGAAGGCGCGCAACCCCCCTCCGCCACTTGCGGCAAAAGCTCCTGCACGGAGGACATGCACATAAACTGGGCAAGGCTGTTGACCATATAGCCTTCGGAAGGAGACTTCCCCCAGGTCTCATCCACAAGGTCTTCCACATTTTCCGGCAGCCAGACAGCGAGCCAAGAAATTTCGCCCATACTCACTTCACGCACTTTCAACAGCTCAAGCCACTGACACCACAACCAGGCAAGGCGTTCAGCGGCGCCGGCGCCAAGGCGCGTCTCCCGGCTCAGGAATATGAAGGCTTCCATATCGAAATACGGCTTGACGTCGTGCTCTTTGATACTGGCTTTGTTCACGCGGGAACCTTATAAAATATTCTGTGCCGTCTTCAGGGGGCAGACGCCGTCAACCCAGGAGGACATTGCCCCTTTCCTTAATCCAGTGTGAGCACTTTGCATTTCAGCGGCGTAATGGTGAGCAATATTGTCCAAATGCCGCCGGAGAGCCTGACCACAATAACGGGGAAGAGTATTTCCGGATTAACCCATCCCCCGAAGGCCATATACATACGCCTCCCTCATAAAAAATATTTTTTCATTGTAACCAAGGGGAAAACCCCGTCAAGTGCCGCGCGGTCAAGGCAAACAGGATGGACGGAAGGTGAAACTCTCCGGCCGAAACCGGCTTTACTTCGGCATTTCTCTTTTTTATTGTCTTTTATACACCCTTCCCCGACCTCACACAAGGAAGATCAATGAACAAAAATCCGGCAAAAATCCGTTATATTTACAGCACGGCCTCCGACACGCGCTTGCAGACGGCGCACGGCATATGGGGAGGCATCAATGCCCAGGGTGAAATTGAAATAAATTTTTATCATGAAAGCGACGCCTTGCCCGCTTTTTCCGAGCAACTGGTAACGCCGGACGGATCCATCGGCCATGAAATCACCCCGGAAGAGGAAGAACAGCGTGCAGTCAACCGCCATGTGCATTCACGCGTTCTGCTCAATTATCATACAGCGTGCGCGTTGCGGGAGTGGCTTGAAGAGCAGATAAATGCCCTGGAAGAGGAAGACGCGCCCGCCGTGTACGGTTCTGATTCATCTGTGGCGCAGTAACAGTATCTGTGATTGAAAAAAGCTTTCATATCATAACCTTCGGGTGCCAGATGAACGCGAACGACTCACACTGGCTCGCGCGCCGTCTCGTTGCGCGCGGTTTTGTGGAAGC contains the following coding sequences:
- the rpsT gene encoding 30S ribosomal protein S20, which translates into the protein MANHKSAIKRHKQSLERAARNRADRTRVKNAVKSVRAAIQNKNKSLAEGALSTASSVFAKAAGRGALHRRKAARKMSRLARAVNAVAV
- the moaA gene encoding GTP 3',8-cyclase MoaA, with product MRDLCDGRGRTVRYLRLSVTDRCNLRCMYCRSNVREHSIPHQEILRYEEMARMVGVAASLGIEKVRLTGGELFVRRGCDTFLSMLRARYPEIDLRITTNGTLLEPHISLLRRVNVHVVNLSLDSFDRGTFAAVTGRDMLPDVLRALEALLSARLRVKINVVAMRGVNDGQMDDFVHAALTMPLDLRFIEFMPMSSGTLWNTENFWPAGEIKKEAERRVRLLPEADSPASAGPARMYRIVGGKGRMGFITPVTEPFCLACNRLRMTSDGALRTCLFADREYRLRGLLRHPEITDARIAQIIRRVCANKPVGADILYARPLNGAVAAKQMSGIGG
- the ruvB gene encoding Holliday junction branch migration DNA helicase RuvB, yielding MAAPAAVPPQDIQSVAGQDESIRPRSLNDFIGQDELRANLRVYLDAARERGKALDHTLFYGNPGLGKTTLAQIMAAELNVNLICTSGPVMERSGDLAAILTNLGRHDILFVDEIHRMPIVVEEMLYPAMEDFKLDLVIGQGPAARTVKIDLDPFTLVGATTRMGLISSPLRDRFGIVARLEYYSPSDLARVVRRAADILHVSVTEDGAKEIGRRARGTPRIANRLLRRVRDFALVHGDGRVTAEQAAAALTRMDVDKYGLDQMDRKLLAVLIKHFDGGPVGVKTLAVACSEEVRTIEDIYEPYLIQCGFLKRTPRGRMATAKAYEHLNMPA
- a CDS encoding DUF5334 family protein produces the protein MKHLLFLTVVPGCFCLPQAAAAWDGFDAATTNLVEITPDNIPLRDDTIDVRDYDTDATETCLVESVTRNARTVEVMVRAANGVRRILVMEGR
- the ruvA gene encoding Holliday junction branch migration protein RuvA, whose protein sequence is MIAYIEGRLVETWDQACLVVTQSGVGYEVALPSRTLAALPARGESVALYTSLAVREDALELFGFATFEERQAFEVLLTISKVGARTALAILSTFRPDDLRRLVLEEDVAALTRVSGIGKKSAQHIFLELQYKLKVDNAAGAALPTVGTREASVFRDAVAGLVNLGYAEEECVPLVKKILHEEPDMDVAGALRLALKRFGRGAS